CCTGCTGATTGAATGGAATGGTAAACATGAGTGGCCAGATACGGCTGCCTTCCGGGATGCATTTTATTGGCTTTCCTTCGAAGCAATGCGAAGCAGTCAAGAGTTTGATGAATCCCTGCTGCAAACGTTCAGTGAAGCGATAGCAAAAAAGATTGCCGCCACAAGTGAACCTGTAAGCAAAGCGATGCAGTTGAATAAAGCTATATTCTTTCTGCAGGGTATTACAGCTACAGATCGATATCAAGTGCAGCTTGATGCACTTATGGCGGATAATGCATTTCAGGCTGCACTGCAACAAAAGCAGCAGGCATTACAGACGGAATCAAGATTAAAACAAAATTATTACGCAGCCTTCCAGGACAAGGACCTCCAGTGGTGGAAAAATGAAATAGCAAGGATGAAGCAAATGACCGACCCTTCCACGACAGCCATGTATCAACGGTTACTCGGATTCATCTCACTGGCCTGTTATTCCATTTCAGGCAATGCCATCGCGCAAAGCCAATGGTCAACGGCGGAGAAGATGCTGGCTATTTATAAATTGGCGGATCCAATGAATGCCGATCAGCCATTCTTTGAAGCCTGCTACTTCGCCCGGCTGGGAGAAAATAAAAATGCATTAATTTCTTTGAACCGTGCTGTGGATTTGGGTTTAAAAGATCCGGATAAAATATTGCATGAACCCGCTTTGCTTTCTTTGCAAAACGAACCTGGCTTTATCAGCTTGGTTGCAAAACTGCAGCAGCAGACCATATCTTCGCACCGATGACAGTTAACAAGGCGGCTGAAGAATTCAAAATCATCATTTTAATCAGAAAAAATTCTCACTTTTGAGTAATATCCTAATCTGTCAATCCATGAAACGAATGTTACGTTCTTCCAGAAACCTGATGGCAGCTTTTGCCTGCAGCTTTTGCCTCACTTTTGCACTATATGCACAGGACACCAACACACGCAAGAGTTGTTTCGACGATTATAATTACATGTTCAGCACACGCGGAACATATCCTGTGCCTGATGGCATGCAGAAAGTTACCGTATCGCTGGTAGATGCAAAAGGTAAAGCCGCTTGCAGGGTCGGACAGATCATGGTGAAAAATAATACCGTTATTCCGCCGCTCTATATTCCGAGAGAAGATGGTTCGATGACGGAATCCCACGGCACCTTTGACCGCAGCTTTTACCGCGAAACCGATGGCAAAATATCTTTTGCCATCAAGGATGCCATGTCACCGGTCTTCATGCTGGAAGGTAACCGCAAGGTCCGGCTTTACTTTATCGACTACCTGAAACCGGAACCCGGTCAGATGATAAAGGCGCCGGATATGAATTCACATATTACCATTGATACGATCATTTCAAAGGATGATCTTTCCCTCATCAGCAGCAGCGCAAAAAGTATTGAGTTTGAAACCGGCAAGGATAAACTGACACAGGCATCCTATGCCAGGCTCGATGAAATAGCGGGTATAATGAAGCAACACCCCGACAGCAAATGGATGATCAATGGCTACACCGATAATACCGGCAATGCGAAAAGTAATGATGAGCTTTCTTCAAAACGCGCCATCAGTGTGCAACGGTATTTCATCAGTAAGGGGATTGCTCCCGATCACCTGTTTGCGGATGGCTATGGTTCCGACAACCCTATTGCCGACAACAATACAGAGGAAGGAAGGAAAATGAATCGAAGGGTAGAAATCATACTGATAAAGTAAGCGCGTCAATACAACACTTACGGTTCTAAAAAACCGATGCTGACGTATAAAAATGCAGCATCGGTTTTTTTATGACTTATTATTAAAGTTGCTGAAAGAATGCAGCAGAATTTCCATTTTTTTTGAAGCTATCTCAAAACAGGCAAGCATTGCGGTCATGCCGAATTTATTTCCGCATCTGTCAATGAATGAAAGAGATCCTGATCCCGGGCAACCGGGACTGGATTACTTCGGGTATTTTGAGATAGCCTCCAGTCGCTGTAAGAAGTGGCCTTAAAAAACTATTCACTCACAAAGCTGCGAAGAGAAAATTCAACTCTCCAGTTTTTTTCCTTTTCAGTAGTGTTAGTTGAATGGGAATTCCTACTTTCATCTTCATAAAATCCGATACATGAAATCAATTTTTCTGGTAATCTCAATGGCCATTGCGTTCTCGATCAACTGTCCGGGTCAGAATAAAAAGCTTTCGCCCAATAAAGCTGCAGTGCTTGCCTCTGTTGCAGCACATCAGCAGGAACTGACTGATCTGAGCGATAAGATCTGGGGCTATGCAGAAGTTGCCTATCATGAAACGCAATCTTCCAAAGTGCTCGCCGACTATGCAGCAGCACAGGGATTCACCGTACAACGGGACGTTGCAGGCATCCCAACAGCATTTACAGCCACTTATGGATCCGGTAAACCTATCATCGGTATCATGGGGGAATTTGATGCCTTGCCAGGACTTTCGCAAAAGGCCCAACCTACCAAAGAAGCACTTATGGAAGGTGCGCCAGGACATGGCTGCGGACATAACATGTTTGGTGCCGGCAGTTTAGGTGCAGCACTCGCTATCAAAGAATTGATGGCAGAAGGCAAACTAAAAGGCACGATCCGATTTTATGGAACACCTGCAGAAGAAGACGGTGCAGGCAAAGTGTACATGGCACGCGCAGGATTGTTTAACGATCTTGATATATGTCTTGACTGGCATCCTGACTATGAAAACAAAGCCAATATGCAAAGCTCGCAGGCTGTCACAGACTACCTGGTTGAGTTCAACGGAAAAAGTTCACATGCAGCCGCTGATCCGTGGAATGGAAGAAGTGCATTAGATGCCGCTGAACTGTTTACCACCGGTGTCAACTTCTACCGCGAACATATGAAACCAAGTGCACGGATACATTATGTGTATAAGGAAGCCGGCAATGTCCCGAATGTAATTCCCGATAAAGCATCCGTCTGGATATGGATGCGCGATTCAAAACGAACCGGTGTAGCTGTTTTGGAAGAGCGTGTCCGCAATATCGCACAGGGTGCGGCGCTTATGGCAGGCGTGCAATATGATATCAAACTCAACAGCGGATTGTATGAATTGCTGGTGAATGAAACAGGAGCAAAAGCATTACAGAAGAATATGGAACTGGTGGGCCCCATCACCTATACAGAAGAAGAAACAGCCTTTGCTAAGAAAATTCAGGAAGAATATGGATTACCTGCTAAAGGAATGAAAGGTGATATCAAACCATTGGAACAAACGCGGCCTGATCCTGACGGCGGATCAACTGATGTGGGCGACATCAGTTGGATAGTTCCGGAAATTACGCTGCTTGCTGCTACGGCACCTTATGAATCTCCGTGGCATTCATGGGTAGTGGTGGCATGCGGCGGTATGTCCATCGGCCACAAAGGACTGCTGTTCGCTTCCAGATCACTCGGCCTAACAATGGTTGATTTATTTGAGAATGAAACCTTGCGCAATGAAATCAAAACTGAATTCATGAAAAGGAAGGGTGATGAAGTATGGAAACCGTTATTGCCTGATGGTCCGCCACCGGTTGGGAATTGATGCTTGTAAAAAACATTTGCTGATATTCCATAGCATTACCGGACATGATTAATCATTGACTCAACTTCAGCACATTTGCGTAATGATGCATGATCAATAATACATTAATAACTCCCATGAAACCACTGATGCTGTTGACTGCACTGTTGGTTTGGTGCACCACGAATGCACAACGCATACCCGTTTTGCCGCAGATTGATCTTCCGCACAATTACTACTACCGTGAATTATATCTTCCACAACTAACCAGCGGTCCTTCATCGGTAACATGGTCACCGGATGGAACGTTGTTGGTATTTTCCATGAATGGAAGTCTTTGGCAACAACCGTTATATAGTGACACTGCTATTCAACTTACAGACGGTGATGGCTATGACTATCAACCCGACTTTTCACCCGATGGAAAGCAAATCATCTTTGTCCGTTACGATGGCAATTCGATAGAACTGCTCCTCTACGACCTTTCACAAAAAACAACTATCAGCTTAACCGCAAACAAAGCAGTGAACCTCGAGCCACGCTGGTCGCCCGATGGAAAAAAAATAGCATTTGTCTCTACCGCGGGAACCGGGCATTTTCTGTTATACACTGCTACGATTGAAAATAACAAGCTGATTGGGCTGACCTGCGTAACTCCGGACAGAAAAAGTTCTGTAAAACGATATTATTACAGTGCTTACGATCACGCTATCAATCCTGCATGGTCGAAGGATGGAAAGAAAATTTATTTCATTTCCAATCATGAAATTATTCATGGTACGGGTGACATGGCAGTAAAAAATATGTATACCGGTGATGCTCCTGCAACGATACTGCACGAAGAAACATCCTGGCGAATGAAGCCTGATGTTTCACCCGATGGTACGAGGATCGTTTACAGCAGCTATCTTGGCCGCAACTGGCATCAGCTATGGATGATTCCGGCTGATGGTGGTTATCCAATGCAGCTTACTTACGGAGCTTACGATAACTCTTCACCGCGATGGTCACCCGATGGCAAAACGATTGCCTTCATCTCCAACCGCGATGGTAATACTGCGCTCTGGCTGCTTGATGTCTATGACGGCCATCAGCAATTGGTTGCTCAATCGCATCTGCAATACCTGCGGCCCCATGTACCATTAATGATGAAAGTGCTGGATGAAAATGGCAATGAGGTTGCAGCGAGAATCAGCATCACCGACAGCCGGGGTAAATTTTATTCGCCACAGGATGCATGGATACAAGCTGATGATGCAAGATTTCCTGCTGCACAAAAATTCGAATCACATTATTTCCATTATAAAGGATTGATTAAAGTAGCCGTTCCGGACGACCGGACAAACATTACCGTGTCGCACGGTCCAAAATATGCAATAGAAAAATTGCAGTTACAAGGCGTTGCAGCGCTGCTTGATACTGTTGTCATCCGTTTGAAAAGACTATCGCTTCCTGCCGGCACCGGCAACTGGTGGAGTGGTGATGTGCATGTGCACATGAACTATGGCGGCAATTATAGAAACACGCCGGAGCAGCTGGTGAAGCAGGCAGCAGCGGAAGACCTTCAGGTTGTATACAACCTGGTGGTAAACAAAGAGCAGCGTATTCCGGATATTGATTACTTCTCCACCACCGCCGATAAAGCTTCTGATGATAATGTATTGTTGCTGCATGGCCAGGAATTTCATACAAGTTATTGGGGTCATCTTGGTTTGCTTCATCTCAATGACCACCTCATCCTGCCCGATTATGCCGGCTATCCGCATACAGGTGTTGCCAGCCTATTCCCCGACAACACTTTTATAGCAAACCGCGCAAAGCAACAACATGCATTGACCGGCTATGTGCACCCTTTCGAACAATCAGAAATTTTTCCTGATCAGTCTCCGGCACTCACAAATGAACTACCGGTTGATGCCGCACTGGGAAATGTAGATTACTATGAACTGCTTGGCTTCTCCGATCATAAAGCATCGGAAACGGTTTGGTATAAATTACTGAATTGCGGTATCCGTATACCTGCAGCAGCCGGCACAGATGCAATGGCCAATTACGCAAGTTTAAGAGGACCTGTTGGATTGAACCGCGTGTATGTGCAGGCATCCGGACCAATCGAACAGGATACGTTTGAACAGAAATTGCGCGATGGCAAAAGTTTCGTTACCAATGGCCCGCTCCTATACTTTTCTGCAGCAAACAAATTGCCGGGTGACAGCCTGATAGTATACACCGGAAGCAGCTTACTCTCCTACCGGGGATTTTTCCGCAGTGCTGTTCCGGTTGATATAGTGGAAGTGGTATGGAACGGTGAAGTGGTGGCAAGCTATCCGCTCACCGGATCAAAAACCAAACTTGACTTAAACGGCACGCTGAAAGTAAACGGGCCCGGCTGGTTACTGCTGCGGGCAGGCAGTGCAACGGCGCACCCCGATTTGTCTGACATCTATCCTTATGCCAGCACCAATCCCATTTATGTTACCGTACCCGGAATACAACTGCGCTCAAAATCATCCGGAGAATATTTTTTGAAATGGCTCGATCAACTGGCAAATTCAACTGTGCTGCATGATGCCTATCGCAATGAGGAAGAACGGCAGACGGTACTCCGTCATATCAGCGATGCACGCAAGTACTATACATACTGCGTGGAGCATTCCACCATTCGTTAAAGAAACCTAACCGGCAACGTAAGAAAACTGATATCAATCTTTGAGAGGATAGAGTTGATTGATGATTACGAATAAGCCTGTCAGTGCACCGATGAATGAAGCAGCTGAAATTGATTTGGTACAAGAAACTATCTCAAAAGATGCAATCGAAGCGATCATGCCGGATTTACTTCGGCAGCTGTCGATGAATGGAAGAGACCCTGATACCTATCAATCGCGACAGGATGACTCCAGGTATTTTGAGATCGCGACTATTAATTTTATTGCCGGCTTTTATCAGCCATTGCAACTGAAACAATACTACCACCCTCCGCCCAAACTCCGGTACAAACTAACAGTTGAATTCAATTTGCTTTGCAGCAGAAAAGATTCATTCAATTCGGCGCTGAAGAGATTATCCTGCTGAATGATTACTTCGGTGTAGTCGGTGTATCCGAAATTATAGCGGGCTTCGGAAAGTATCAGTGCCTTTCTTGCTGCTTCTACCTGCCGGTGAACAATGTCGTATTGACGCGTGTAGCTTTCATAGTTTTTCAGCGAGTTATCTACATCTGAAAAGGCTTCCAGTATTGTTTCCTGGTATTGATAAGCTGACTGTTGCAGGCGGAACTCTTCGGCTTTCGTCGCATGCTTAAGCTTCCCGAAGTTAAACAAAGGGGCAAACAGCCCTGCACCGCCGCCTGCCGCAAAACCACCTGAAGTTAAAAACGTGTTGAGCTCAGGGCTGGCAAAACCAAGCAATCCTGTAAGACTTATCACCGGCAACCGGTTCGCTTTGGCAACGCCTACCCTGTCGAACTGTGCCTGCATCTGCAGGCTGGCCGACCTGATATCCGGGCGGCGGTCGAGCAATTCAGCCGGTATGCCGGATGGAATGGTGGGAACAATGACCTGATCAACATTCGGCTTCCCGCGGATCACTGTTCCCGGATTCATACCCATCAGCACACGCAACGCATTTTCAATCTGCGTGATCTGCCTTTCGAATTCAGGTATTGCGCCTTCCGCAACATATTCCTGCTGCTCTGCTTGTAATTTATCAAGTTCTGAAACATATCCTGTATCAAAACGTGCCGTAATGATCATGGTATTTTCATGCCGTGAGATCAGTGTGCGTTTGGCGATGTCGAGCCTGTTGTCGAGGTCGCGCAGAATAAAATAATTACTGGCAACTTCCGCAATGAGGCTCACCTGCAAAGCATTCCTGTTTTCTATTTCTGCCAGGAAATCGCTTTGTGCGGCGCGCTTTGCATGGCGCAGCTTTCCCCAGATATCAATTTCCCAGCTGAGTGTACCGAATGCGGATAATGAACCACCATCGAGTTGTCCGAGTTTTTGTGCATCCGTTCCAGCTGTTCCATAGGCTGCTCCTGCAGAAAGCCCAATGGCAGGATACAGATTTGCTTTTACCACACCGGCTATTTCTCTTGCTTCCTCCACGCGCGCCGCTGCAGTGAGTAAATTTCGGTTACTGTCAAGGGTTGTCTTGATGAAACGCGCCAACACGGTGTCCTGGTATAGTGCCACCCACGTCAGATTGGTAATGGAATCAGCTGATACCTGGTTAGGATAGATAGAATCCGTGGCAACCTGCGGCTGCGTAAATTTCCCACCCACCACACAACCGCTGAATAATGAGCCGCAGCAAACTATCAAGAGCAGGTAACTGCTCCGGTTGACTACAACCTGGCTTGTGTTTTTGTTCCGCGAAAAATTTACCGCAGTTAATAGTTTATGTATTGCAGTAGTTGGCAGCTGTTTTTGCTGCATGCCTGATGCACGATCACTGCGTTGTTTAATGGAATGTATTATGTTCATGCTTTGCAGCAACCATTTTACCCATTGACCAATTTGCCTGTTTTCCGCTACAGGTTTATAAGACTGACCTTGCTTTCTCATTTCTCCTGCGCCTCCGACGCTGCCAGTTGCTTTTTCTTTTTGCCTTCTATCATCACGTAAAAAGAGGGAATCAGCATTACGCCGATAATCGTTGCCGCCAGCATACCGGCAAAGACCGCCATGCCCATCACTTTCCTGCCTTCAGCACCGGCACCGGAGGCGGTAAGCAATGGAATAACACCCAGTATAAAGGCAAACGAAGTCATGAGGATGGGCCGGAACCGGAGGCGTGCGCCATCAATGGCGGCCTTGATGGTTTCTTCTCCCGCATCATACTTCATCTTCGCAAATTCCACTATCAGGATAGCATTCTTTGCGTTGAGGCCAATCAGCATCACCAGTCCGATCTGCGCGAAAATATTGTTTACGTAGCTCAGTGAAAAAATACCTGCAACAGCCAACCCGATGAAGGCACCCATCACCGCCCATGGTGTTCCGAGCAGAACACTGAATGGAAGTTTCCAGCTTTCATATTGCGCTGCGAGGATCAGGAATACAAACATAAGCGCCATAAGAAACGCAGTGCCACCGCTTCCTGCCGCTGCTTCTTCCTGGAAAGACATATTGCTCCACTGATATCCCATGTCGGCGGGCAATGTTTCCGCGGCTACTTCTTTCAGCGCCTGCAAAGCCTGCGATGAGCTGTAACCGGTTGCAGGAATGCCGTTTATTTCAGCGGCACGGTAAATATTAAAGTGATTGGTGTACTGCGGACCGCTCGTATCTCTAACCTGTGCCACTGTTCCAAGCGGCACCATGTCGCCATCCTTGTTACGCGCATAAAACTGCTGCAAGTCATCCGGCCTCATCCTGTAACCTGCATCAGCCATCACGTAGGTTTTATATTGCCTTCCGAATTGATTGAAATTATTGACGAATGAACCGCCCAGCAAAACGGAGATGGAACTGTTTACATTATCGAGATTCAACCCGAGCTTGTCAACTTTCTCCTTATCAACCACAATACTTTTCTGCGGAACGTTTGCACGGTATAGTGTGTAGACCTTTCCGATCTCAGGCCTTTTGCTCGCTGCAGCAATAAAGCGCTGCGCCTGTTCCGCAAGATATTGCGGCGAATTACCGCCACGGTCCTGTAACATCATGGTAAAACCCGCACCGTTTCCAAGTCCAATAATCGGCGGTGGTCCGATTGCAATCACGGTTGCTTCCGAAATGCTTTTCATGGCAAGGCCATTGATTTCCTTTGCTATGTCATTTGCCGTCTTGCTTCGCTCTTCCCATGGTTTAAGTGTTATAAAAAACGTAGCCGCATTAGGTGCGACTGTATTATTCAGCAGGTTGTTACCATTCACCGTGGTATACAAAGCTATTTCAGGAATCTTACTGAGGATGGCTTCAATCTTCCTGGTAACGCCATCGGTTCGTTCGAGCGACGCCGCATCGGGCAATAAAGTGCTGATGATAAAATAACCCTGATCTTCTTCGGGCACAAACCCTGAAGGAATCTTCATACCAAGCAACACCGCGACGGCAATGATTACACCGAGAATAGATGTTGAAACAATCAGTTTACGGGCAAAGAATCCGGCAACCTTCACATAGCCGTTCGTAAACCTGTCGAACATGCGGTTGAATGCGGCAAAGAAACGCGCAAGCCAGCCTTTCGATTCTTTTTTAGGCTTTAGCAGTAAGGCAGCCAATGCGGGACTCAGGGTAAGCGCATTGAATGCTGAAAAGCAAACCGAGATGGCAATCGTTATAGCAAACTGCTGATAAAGCCTTCCTGTAATACCGCCGGTGAAAGCCACAGGAACAAACACAGCCGAGAGAATGACGGCAATCGCCACCACAGGCCCTCCTACTTCCTTCATGGCTTTGCTGGTTGCTTCTTTCGGCGACAACCCGTGTTCAATATTATGCATTACAGCCTCTACCACTACGATGGCATCATCTACCACCAGACCAATTGCCAATACCAGCCCGAGCAATGAAAGAACATTGACGGAAAATCCGAGCAATGGAAACACCATAAATGTTCCGATAAGTGATACCGGAACGGTCAGCAACGGAATAAGTGTCGCCCTCCAATCCTGCAGGAATATGAATACCACGAGGATAACAAGGAATACAGCTTCCAGCAGCGTATGGAGAATCTCATCAATACCGGCGGTTACCGCTAACGTGGTATCCAGCGACAAGTCTTTCTTCATGTCGGGGGGAAAGCGTTGTTCCAATTCATCCATTTTTGCCTTCACTGCATCGGCCACCGCAAGTGCATTCGATCCTGGAATCTGGTAAATGGCAATGGTAGAGGCCGCTGAACCGTTGATACGGCTGGTCATGGTATAGTTTTCAGTGCCAAGGTCAATACGAGCCACGTCGCTCATACGAACCAGTGCCCCGTTGGCATTTGACTTCAGGATAATATCACTGAATTGCTGCTCGCTGATGAGGCGTGACTGCAACAAGGCCGTATAGGTGTTCTGCGTTCCGGGAACAGCAGGCTCACCGCCAAAACTTCCGCCGGGTTTGATTACATTTTGTTGTTTGAGCGCGCTGATCACATCCTGTACAGTCAGATCATATTGCGATAACCGGTCGGGCTTCACCCACACCCGCATGGCATATTCCGAACCTCCGAATACAAACACATCACCGACACCATTGATACGTTTCAATTCATCCACCACATTGATGAAACCGTAATTGTTCAGAAACTTTGAATCGTAGGTATTGTTGGGCGACGACAGCGAAACAAGCATCAGCGGAAACGTGAGTGATTTTTTCGTGGTAACACCAAGTGCTGTAACTTCCGGAGGAAGAAATGGTGATGCCTGCGACACACGGTTCTGCGTAAGCATGTTGGCATTATCGAGATTGGTGCCCACATCGAAAGACACTTCCAGCCGCATGGTTCCGTCATTCGCATTTACCGAACGCATGTAGAGCATTTTCTCTACGCCGTTTACCTGCTGTTCAATAGGTGTGGCCACCGTTTGTTCCATGTTGACGGAATTTGCGCCGGTATAAGAGGCATTAATCTGCACCATCGGCGGTGTTATTTCCGGATACTGGGAAATGGGAATACCTCTTAAAACAATCAGCCCGAGAATAACCATCAGGATGGCAATCACCATGGCGAAGATGGGTCGGCGTATGAAGAATTCAGACATGTATAGAGCAGGAGGTTAACATGAAAATTAATTACCGACAGAAGTGGAATCATAAGCATAAGCATTCATAACAGGCTTGATTTCCATATCCGGTTTAATGATTGCATTGCCGATTACCGCCACTTTATCTCCGGCTTTAATACCGTTGGAAATAACCCAATTGCTGCCGACACGCTGACCGACGGTTACCGGTTTTGGCTTAATCCTGTTACTGTCATTGACGAGGTAAGCCATATAGATACTCTGCATCTGATTGATGGCTTGTTGCGGAAGAAGCACTGCGTTTTGTAATTCACCGGCCTTGATTCTTACCTTAACATACTGGCCGGGTTTCAGGAGATGGGTCTTATTTTCGACCAAAGCCTGCACAAGGAGTGAGCCGGTAGCGGGATCCACCTCCCGGTTGGCGAAATCA
The DNA window shown above is from Chitinophagales bacterium and carries:
- a CDS encoding CehA/McbA family metallohydrolase, whose amino-acid sequence is MKPLMLLTALLVWCTTNAQRIPVLPQIDLPHNYYYRELYLPQLTSGPSSVTWSPDGTLLVFSMNGSLWQQPLYSDTAIQLTDGDGYDYQPDFSPDGKQIIFVRYDGNSIELLLYDLSQKTTISLTANKAVNLEPRWSPDGKKIAFVSTAGTGHFLLYTATIENNKLIGLTCVTPDRKSSVKRYYYSAYDHAINPAWSKDGKKIYFISNHEIIHGTGDMAVKNMYTGDAPATILHEETSWRMKPDVSPDGTRIVYSSYLGRNWHQLWMIPADGGYPMQLTYGAYDNSSPRWSPDGKTIAFISNRDGNTALWLLDVYDGHQQLVAQSHLQYLRPHVPLMMKVLDENGNEVAARISITDSRGKFYSPQDAWIQADDARFPAAQKFESHYFHYKGLIKVAVPDDRTNITVSHGPKYAIEKLQLQGVAALLDTVVIRLKRLSLPAGTGNWWSGDVHVHMNYGGNYRNTPEQLVKQAAAEDLQVVYNLVVNKEQRIPDIDYFSTTADKASDDNVLLLHGQEFHTSYWGHLGLLHLNDHLILPDYAGYPHTGVASLFPDNTFIANRAKQQHALTGYVHPFEQSEIFPDQSPALTNELPVDAALGNVDYYELLGFSDHKASETVWYKLLNCGIRIPAAAGTDAMANYASLRGPVGLNRVYVQASGPIEQDTFEQKLRDGKSFVTNGPLLYFSAANKLPGDSLIVYTGSSLLSYRGFFRSAVPVDIVEVVWNGEVVASYPLTGSKTKLDLNGTLKVNGPGWLLLRAGSATAHPDLSDIYPYASTNPIYVTVPGIQLRSKSSGEYFLKWLDQLANSTVLHDAYRNEEERQTVLRHISDARKYYTYCVEHSTIR
- a CDS encoding OmpA family protein produces the protein MKRMLRSSRNLMAAFACSFCLTFALYAQDTNTRKSCFDDYNYMFSTRGTYPVPDGMQKVTVSLVDAKGKAACRVGQIMVKNNTVIPPLYIPREDGSMTESHGTFDRSFYRETDGKISFAIKDAMSPVFMLEGNRKVRLYFIDYLKPEPGQMIKAPDMNSHITIDTIISKDDLSLISSSAKSIEFETGKDKLTQASYARLDEIAGIMKQHPDSKWMINGYTDNTGNAKSNDELSSKRAISVQRYFISKGIAPDHLFADGYGSDNPIADNNTEEGRKMNRRVEIILIK
- a CDS encoding TolC family protein, with the protein product MNIIHSIKQRSDRASGMQQKQLPTTAIHKLLTAVNFSRNKNTSQVVVNRSSYLLLIVCCGSLFSGCVVGGKFTQPQVATDSIYPNQVSADSITNLTWVALYQDTVLARFIKTTLDSNRNLLTAAARVEEAREIAGVVKANLYPAIGLSAGAAYGTAGTDAQKLGQLDGGSLSAFGTLSWEIDIWGKLRHAKRAAQSDFLAEIENRNALQVSLIAEVASNYFILRDLDNRLDIAKRTLISRHENTMIITARFDTGYVSELDKLQAEQQEYVAEGAIPEFERQITQIENALRVLMGMNPGTVIRGKPNVDQVIVPTIPSGIPAELLDRRPDIRSASLQMQAQFDRVGVAKANRLPVISLTGLLGFASPELNTFLTSGGFAAGGGAGLFAPLFNFGKLKHATKAEEFRLQQSAYQYQETILEAFSDVDNSLKNYESYTRQYDIVHRQVEAARKALILSEARYNFGYTDYTEVIIQQDNLFSAELNESFLLQSKLNSTVSLYRSLGGGW
- a CDS encoding amidohydrolase, yielding MKSIFLVISMAIAFSINCPGQNKKLSPNKAAVLASVAAHQQELTDLSDKIWGYAEVAYHETQSSKVLADYAAAQGFTVQRDVAGIPTAFTATYGSGKPIIGIMGEFDALPGLSQKAQPTKEALMEGAPGHGCGHNMFGAGSLGAALAIKELMAEGKLKGTIRFYGTPAEEDGAGKVYMARAGLFNDLDICLDWHPDYENKANMQSSQAVTDYLVEFNGKSSHAAADPWNGRSALDAAELFTTGVNFYREHMKPSARIHYVYKEAGNVPNVIPDKASVWIWMRDSKRTGVAVLEERVRNIAQGAALMAGVQYDIKLNSGLYELLVNETGAKALQKNMELVGPITYTEEETAFAKKIQEEYGLPAKGMKGDIKPLEQTRPDPDGGSTDVGDISWIVPEITLLAATAPYESPWHSWVVVACGGMSIGHKGLLFASRSLGLTMVDLFENETLRNEIKTEFMKRKGDEVWKPLLPDGPPPVGN
- a CDS encoding multidrug efflux RND transporter permease subunit — translated: MSEFFIRRPIFAMVIAILMVILGLIVLRGIPISQYPEITPPMVQINASYTGANSVNMEQTVATPIEQQVNGVEKMLYMRSVNANDGTMRLEVSFDVGTNLDNANMLTQNRVSQASPFLPPEVTALGVTTKKSLTFPLMLVSLSSPNNTYDSKFLNNYGFINVVDELKRINGVGDVFVFGGSEYAMRVWVKPDRLSQYDLTVQDVISALKQQNVIKPGGSFGGEPAVPGTQNTYTALLQSRLISEQQFSDIILKSNANGALVRMSDVARIDLGTENYTMTSRINGSAASTIAIYQIPGSNALAVADAVKAKMDELEQRFPPDMKKDLSLDTTLAVTAGIDEILHTLLEAVFLVILVVFIFLQDWRATLIPLLTVPVSLIGTFMVFPLLGFSVNVLSLLGLVLAIGLVVDDAIVVVEAVMHNIEHGLSPKEATSKAMKEVGGPVVAIAVILSAVFVPVAFTGGITGRLYQQFAITIAISVCFSAFNALTLSPALAALLLKPKKESKGWLARFFAAFNRMFDRFTNGYVKVAGFFARKLIVSTSILGVIIAVAVLLGMKIPSGFVPEEDQGYFIISTLLPDAASLERTDGVTRKIEAILSKIPEIALYTTVNGNNLLNNTVAPNAATFFITLKPWEERSKTANDIAKEINGLAMKSISEATVIAIGPPPIIGLGNGAGFTMMLQDRGGNSPQYLAEQAQRFIAAASKRPEIGKVYTLYRANVPQKSIVVDKEKVDKLGLNLDNVNSSISVLLGGSFVNNFNQFGRQYKTYVMADAGYRMRPDDLQQFYARNKDGDMVPLGTVAQVRDTSGPQYTNHFNIYRAAEINGIPATGYSSSQALQALKEVAAETLPADMGYQWSNMSFQEEAAAGSGGTAFLMALMFVFLILAAQYESWKLPFSVLLGTPWAVMGAFIGLAVAGIFSLSYVNNIFAQIGLVMLIGLNAKNAILIVEFAKMKYDAGEETIKAAIDGARLRFRPILMTSFAFILGVIPLLTASGAGAEGRKVMGMAVFAGMLAATIIGVMLIPSFYVMIEGKKKKQLAASEAQEK